A window of Sulfolobales archaeon genomic DNA:
CTTGGGATTCCTGTTTCCTTGATTATCTCTCTATAGGTTGCTTTTCCAAGCCTCTTTATTGTGTTAACTATTTTCTCTTCATCGCTACTTAGAGGTCCTGCTATTAATACTCTCGGATCTATGGATATCGTTCCTAGGAAGTTCTCGAGCTCAATTTCAATTATACCTCTAGCCCTGCTTATCACGAATGCTATGAGAACTGTTATGATGAGCGCTCTCATCCCACCGCTTAGATTAACTATATACTCGTTCTCTGGGGAGAAGATCCTTCTGATCTTTGCGATCGCTGTATAAGGGTCTGAGACATCGATTTCCTCGAAGCTATATGGGATCCTTTTCCCACTATCCATGTATTTCTCT
This region includes:
- the csa3 gene encoding CRISPR-associated CARF protein Csa3, with amino-acid sequence MARILVSTIGFDEKFVIRALIKHLSNIDSFIGILSTPVEQRARQAADNIEKFIEKYMDSGKRIPYSFEEIDVSDPYTAIAKIRRIFSPENEYIVNLSGGMRALIITVLIAFVISRARGIIEIELENFLGTISIDPRVLIAGPLSSDEEKIVNTIKRLGKATYREIIKETGIPRATVFKHLSILRSKGVIQQQREGKNTYYLLTNIGKALADPS